One genomic window of Plasmodium falciparum 3D7 genome assembly, chromosome: 10 includes the following:
- a CDS encoding phosducin-like protein 3, putative produces the protein MNNSVTRKIEKQILEALKDKENDIDKEIRKYEILERKVYDENDEELEFIKNKRLEELKNKHKEKLTLLKKGHGTYKEVLSEKEFFEICKSSKNVCCHFYRNTTWRCQYMDKKLIDLSSKYWNINFIKINAEKSPFLCERLKIWCIPTVMLIQNGKTEHSIVGFDELGGDNFSEQTLVNVLRKWRLIETKENDD, from the coding sequence ATGAATAATAGTGTTACCAGAAAAATAGAGAAGCAGATATTAGAAGCTTTgaaagataaagaaaatgatattgATAAGGAAATTAGGAAATACGAAATTTTAGAAAGAAAGgtatatgatgaaaatgatgaagaattagaatttataaaaaataaaagattagaagaattaaaaaataaacataaagagaaattaacattattaaaaaaaggacATGGTACTTACAAAGAGGTTTTATCAGAGAAGGAGttttttgaaatatgtaAAAGTTCAAAAAATGTGTGTTGTCATTTTTATAGAAATACAACATGGAGATGTCAATACAtggataaaaaattaatagatCTATCATCTAAATATtggaatataaattttattaaaattaatgcAGAAAAATCACCTTTCTTATGTGAAAGATTAAAAATATGGTGTATACCAACCGTAATGTTAATACAGAATGGAAAAACAGAACATTCAATTGTAGGTTTTGATGAATTGGGAGGTGACAACTTTAGTGAACAAACCTTGGTAAATGTATTACGTAAATGGAGGTTAATagaaacaaaagaaaatgatgattAA
- a CDS encoding DNA/RNA-binding protein Alba 3, with translation MASTEEVSQERSENSIQVSMTKKPTFYARIGKRMFTGNEEKNPFDEVIITGLGNATKIAIGAASIMEKEDIGQIVKVQTAYFSSDRINRRIPKITIVLKKHPDFVAN, from the exons atggcaAGCACAGAAGAAGTATCTCAGGAAAGATCTGAAAACTCAATACaa gTTTCTATGACTAAGAAACCAACCTTTTATGCAAGGATTGGTAAAAGGATGTTTACAGGAAATGAAGAGAAAAACCCATTTGACGAAGTCATAATAACAGGTCTTGGAAACGCAACAAAAATTGCTATAGGTGCAGCATCCATAATGGAAAAAGAGGATATag gCCAAATTGTAAAAGTACAAACAGCTTATTTTAGTTCAGACAGAATTAATAGAAGAATCCCCAAAATTACCATCGTCCTAAAAAAACACCCAGATTTTGTAGCaaactaa
- a CDS encoding heptatricopeptide repeat-containing protein, putative, with product MLRIVWKKNIFLQHHFKRKSSFVASQLDVKKLSTKHLGSFSFDILRLCEQNKELYESYKCRVMKDIDLLDGKDCYRILKSLEINNKINEEEELLKYILKRMCIESCRYSIKEICDICFVCSKLNIIYIPLFASLSIVFINKINLASPEHLTIMCLCYSKIQIKDINLFNRISVAALNILYMYDVENLINLLLSYIYLDIPVDLLLHSCIPIFIKNEKKLDANSLTKLAYVYSNYKYKSHDINCLLKNKLPLYISSLNNIQLSELIISLDRLHIKHDPICKYYTNVNLICLDFSLAIKVIHVLSQLKDICLELKYDEIFLCINNFVTIHGKYIKSGEIENYKYDEMLRLLYMSYGFSEQPKKGVMLNNVFGDNVHMDVNYDLNGDAPINVGNHLLINKSNDNNILPINNKNNNFSYLEANTDNVLEEHSSFSSLKIKELDNNEYGVSPSCDNIKNINSLKRYYFSYNTKTKLDKSSLCYLYTDIFESIYNIFMNSNNNIYEYDEKLKIYMNDISKEIVYLKNSLNMNCLSRIFSTIGKMPIIWNLTFLPLDLIKDDFFIFYINDEKHFYEELLERYFEIYFKCDHVEYNTMILYNIINLFSLSKYKKYCLELEKSLEHYSATLRKKGLEEEYMNEECIIYNYIEYNFKQINLWSKRKHKGKDKNGTINNNNDNLFDHGEKVMWENCSSYNWENTINMNNKLLTLELYNIVQKFNKNIKINHKEEIYFIPIVEYENYIAFVFLQPEDYYYSSSEKNYLCIIEQKMGYLNINSLKNGINCKNKKDTICDEQDILQADITHKPSLILINDVLYNPYKTFYNDTFFIKSNVLVKINFLLIKGYNIIAIPFYTWRNMSYEEKEKHVELLRKQIIIS from the coding sequence atgttaagaATTGTatggaagaaaaatatttttcttcaacATCATTTTAAAAGAAAGTCCTCTTTTGTGGCTAGTCAACTAGATGTAAAAAAATTGTCAACAAAACATTTAGGAAGTTTTTCTTTTGATATTTTACGATTATgtgaacaaaataaagaattatatgaatCTTACAAATGTAGAGTTATGAAAGATATAGATTTATTAGATGGGAAAGATTGTTATAGAATATTAAAATCattagaaataaataataaaataaatgaagaagaggaattattaaaatatattttgaaacgAATGTGTATTGAAAGTTGTCGTTATtctataaaagaaatatgtgATATATGTTTTGTGTGTTcgaaattaaatattatatatataccattaTTTGCTTCTCTTTCCattgtatttattaataagatAAATTTGGCTAGTCCAGAACATTTAACTATTATGTGTTTATGTTATAGTAAAATTCAaattaaagatataaatttatttaatagaaTATCTGTTGCTgctttgaatatattatatatgtacgaTGTAGAAAATTTAATCaacttattattatcatatatatatttagatatACCTGTTGATTTACTTTTACATTCATGTATCCctatttttataaagaatgaaaaaaaattagatgcCAATAGTTTAACCAAACTAGCATATGTGTATTCTAATTATAAGTATAAAAGTCACGATATAAATtgcttattaaaaaataaattaccattatatataagttcATTAAACAATATACAATTATCTGaattaattatatcattGGATAGGTTACATATCAAACATGATCccatatgtaaatattatacaaatgtaAATTTGATATGTTTAGATTTTTCTCTTGCCATAAAAGTTATACATGTGTTGTCACAATTAAAAGACATTTGTTTGGAACtaaaatatgatgaaataTTCCTgtgtattaataattttgtaaCAATAcatggaaaatatattaaaagtggagaaatagaaaattataaatatgatgaaatgttacgattattatatatgtccTATGGATTTAGTGAGCAACCAAAAAAGGGTGTAATGTTAAATAATGTGTTTGGTGATAATGTGCATATGGACGTGAATTACGATTTGAATGGAGATGCTCCTATAAATGTAGGTAACCATCTTCTTATTAACAAATCAAACGATAATAACATCCTCCCGATaaacaacaaaaataataatttttcctACCTCGAAGCTAATACGGACAATGTGTTGGAAGAACATTCTTCGTTTTCatcattaaaaataaaagagttagataataatgaatatggTGTGTCCCCATCttgtgataatataaaaaatataaatagtttGAAAAGATATTATTTCTCATATAACACGAAAACAAAATTAGATAAAAGTTCCTtgtgttatttatatacagatatatttgaatctatatataatatatttatgaatagtaataataatatatatgagtaTGATGAAAagttaaagatatatatgaatgataTAAGTAAAGAAATtgtgtatttaaaaaatagttTGAATATGAATTGCTTATCAAGAATATTTAGTACTATAGGAAAGATGCCCATAATATGGAATCTTACGTTTTTGCCATTGGACTTAATAAAGGAtgacttttttattttttatataaatgatgaaaaacatttttatgaagaattattagaaagatattttgaaatatatttcaaatgtGACCATGTAGAATATAATAcgatgatattatataatataattaatttattttccttaagtaaatataaaaagtattgTTTGGAGTTGGAAAAATCTTTGGAACATTATTCGGCAACCTTAAGAAAAAAAGGTCTTGAGGAGGAATACATGAATGAAGagtgtataatatataattatatagaatataattttaagcAGATCAATTTATGGAGTAAGAGGAAGCACAAAGGAAAGGATAAGAATGGaactataaataataataatgataatttatttgaTCATGGGGAAAAGGTGATGTGGGAAAATTGTTCTTCATATAATTGGGAGAACAcgataaatatgaataataaattattgacactggaattatataatatagtccagaagtttaataaaaatataaaaattaatcataaggaagaaatatatttcataccTATAGTAGAgtatgaaaattatatagcttttgtttttttacaACCTgaagattattattattcgtcgagtgaaaaaaattatctttGCATAATAGAACAGAAAATGGGTTATCTAAACATAAACAGTTTGAAAAATGGTAtaaattgtaaaaataagaaagacACAATATGTGATGAACAAGATATATTACAAGCAGATATTACTCATAAACCTTctcttatattaataaatgatgttttatataatccatataaaacattttataatgatacattttttataaaatcgaATGTattagtaaaaataaattttttattaataaagggttataatataattgcCATACCTTTTTACACATGGAGGAATATGTCTTACGAAGAGAAGGAGAAACATGTAGAACTACTACgtaaacaaataataattagtTAA
- a CDS encoding IMP1-like protein, putative: MKKKTSKDGKVSKYKNHNKDEKYDEKSLKINKKMNCTKEKHGKNKNENTNNPLNDNKNERIHKKREAILEEVIPAKIIDTYRNNRNQNMNKNVKNESVRSCISCFCCGWDADDEAMNELLLEEEREKLKLLEEERKRLKLLEEEEKERERLKLLEEEKERERLKLLEEEKERERLKLLEEEEEEKKRLKLLEEQNREEQKIDEIEEPSKDIIFKKKEIKPKFPLKKKANLNFIGAAAAPNPPKEASCIGPPPQVKETNINVKEGIYLIYNAENDGQLEVHYSKSGKKGSGVMAYIMSDNIPDFYFDKNKGKEIIFKEVSKKMQSVYINDLKPYYECYIEFMKMKKTYNGVLYFLPAFNEQPPPNLDIGFFDTKEKKLNYVEIEKPVEFTGNYLFVIQKGLDIFKKEINVEALLSYLNSYGSLLSLS, translated from the exons atgaagaaaaaaaccTCCAAAGATGGAAAAGTATCCAAGTACAAAAACCATAATAAGGATGAAAAGTATGATGAGAAGAGtctgaaaataaataaaaaaatgaattgtACAAAAGAGAAACATGGGAAgaacaaaaatgaaaatacgAATAATCCAttgaatgataataaaaatgaacgtattcataaaaaaaggGAAGCTATCCTTGAAGAAGTTATACCTGCAAAAATTATAGATACATATAGAAATAATAGAAACcaaaatatgaacaaaaatgtaaaaaacgAAAGTGTAAGAAGCTGCATATCTTGTTTCTGTTGCGGATGGGATGCAGACGATGAAGCAATGAATGAATTACTTTTGGAAGAAGAAAgggaaaaattaaaattgttGGAGGAAGAAAGGAAAAGATTAAAATTGttagaagaagaagaaaaagaaagggAAAGATTGAAATTAttggaagaagaaaaagaaagggAAAGATTGAAATTAttggaagaagaaaaagaaagggaaagattaaaattattagaagaagaagaagaagaaaagaaaagattaAAATTATTGGAAGAACAAAATAGGGAAGAACAAAAAATTGATGAAATTGAAGAACCATCaaaagatattatatttaaaaagaaagaaatcaAACCAAAGTTTCCTTTAAAAAAGAAGGCTAATTTAAATTTCATAGGTGCAGCAGCAGCACCAAATCCTCCGAAGGAAGCAAGTTGTATTGGACCTCCTCCTCAAGTCAAAGAAACAAATATTAATGTAAAGGAAGgtatatatcttatttatAATGCAGAAAATGATGGACAATTAGAGGTGCATTATTCAAAGAGTGGAAAAAAAGGAAGTGGTGTAATGGCATATATAATGTCAGATAATATCCctgatttttattttgataaaaataaagggaaagaaataatttttaaagaaGTTTCTAAAAAAATGCAAAgtgtttatataaatgatctTAAACCATATTATGAATGCTATATTGAAtttatgaaaatgaaaaaaacatACAATGGGGTTTTATACTTTCTTCCTGCCTTTAATGAACAACCCCCACCCAACTTGGACATTGGTTTTTTCGACACTAAGGAAAAGAAG tTAAACTATGTAGAAATAGAAAAACCGGTAGAGTTTACAGGAAATTATCTCTTTGTAATTCAGAAGGGTCTggatatattcaaaaaagaaataaatgttGAGGCGCTTTTATCTTACCTGAACAGTTATGGATCATTATTAAGTTTGTCCTGA
- a CDS encoding peptidase, putative: MKRTHHLSNKYIFLCCYKLRNMFLWDKEKIKIYDNIIRKVENSSIISYPLNKNYIDFFYISYKLNNLIKKTKKNLELNDEVLHTKMFLEKCLNLYYLLLSNIKLKKAHFLKKRIIEYSENNIRSLLNNKVLKMIDQKMLPYNIRIRREESVENLFKQINDDTSRYLKKVNNVKMRHLYIPRNKINMSEEWKNKYKYFLNKKMLKIPVSKHNYEFLLCEINDSVIRKEVMRLLNEPYKYLNLNNDIIKILKKRYDLANILGYENWTHYCINEFTSEKNNYKDIKEFFEIIKKRIHMDYSTINRDMELYMNKMNGSYNNHDEKKNNKILIIKNNNNNNEHIYNKNIHCDDNIYGNNIYSNNIFGNNIYSNNIYGNNIYGNHSTGHYGDPFYKSKEKKMSIYDWYYYYNIMTNKIDEYTINKYFPQSYVLDNFIRIISRIYNFYYTRVRNTELGNSWEENTIIYKIERIERKDRIWNKKENDDIEKKGNDLSASFLGYIYIIPYKNIRFKDYFRIGNVNSLSNTYLICNGHVIINYNFVRTVPIEEKLFSTSEITSLFHEFGHAYHLLLLSYKYKLYNFNNIPLDYAEFFSHINEHIGNNYNIIYNLSNEKRDNSKINKHIFNSFKFDKLRLSHIYTQSIIDYYIHNINPYTFFNKNNNYKEINNDEKVLNNFYDLINSEFPYNINQFNYSLNSTSFPYHFSSLYAGSVFSYLLAEVRVRLFLNQQQLSLKNNKSLCSFQKNFYDIISINYMDKNYYPSIIQHVLKNKNEVLQKM; this comes from the exons atgaaGCGAACACACCATTTGAGTAACAAGTATATCTTCCTATGTTGTTATAAATTGAGAAATATGTTTTTATGGGATaaagagaaaataaaaatatatgataatataattagAAAGGTTGAGAACTCTAGTATAATTTCTTATCCGCTtaataagaattatatagattttttttatatttcttataaacttaataatttaataaagaaaacaaaGAAGAATTTAGAATTAAATGATGAGGTATTACATACAAAAATGTTCCTTGAAAAATGTTtgaatttgtattatttgttattatcaaatataaaattaaagaaagcacattttttaaagaaaaggATAATAGAATATAGTGAGAATAACATAAGGTCTTTATTAAATAACAAGGTCTTAAAAATGATAGACCAAAAAATGTTGCCATACAACATAAGGATAAGAAGGGAAGAGTCTGTAGAAAATTTGTTTAAGCAGATAAATGACGATACATCTCGTTATTTAAAGAAGGTAAACAATGTAAAAATGAG acatttatatattcctaggaataaaataaatatgagcGAAGAATGGAagaataaatacaaatactTTTTAAATAAGAAGATGTTGAAAATACCTGTAAGTAAACACAATTATGAATTTCTTTTATGCGAAATTAATGATTCAGTGATTAGAAAAGAGGTTATGCGTTTATTAAATGAACCATATAAGTACTTAAATCTAAacaatgatataataaagatattaaaaaaaagatatgatTTAGCTAATATATTAGGATATGAAAATTGGACCCATTATTGTATTAATGAATTTACtagtgaaaaaaataattataaggaTATTAAAGAATTCTttgaaataattaaaaagagGATACATATGGATTATAGCACGATTAATAGAGATATGGAATTgtatatgaacaaaatgaatgGAAGTTACAATAATCacgacgaaaaaaaaaataataaaatattaataataaaaaataataataataataatgaacatatttataataaaaatattcattgtGATGACAATATTTATGGTAACAATATTTATAGTAACAATATTTTTGGTAACAATATTTATAGTAACAATATTTATGGTAACAATATTTATGGTAACCATAGTACAGGCCATTATGGTGACCCCTTTTATAAATCgaaggaaaagaaaatgtCTATTTACGAttggtattattattacaacatAATGACAAATAAAATCGATGaatatacaataaataaatattttccacAGAGTTATGTATTAGATAATTTTATACGGATAATATCAcggatatataatttttattataccaGAGTTAGGAATACAGAATTAGGAAATAGTTGGGAAGAAAacacaataatatataaaatagaaaGAATAGAAAGAAAAGATAGGATATGGAAtaagaaagaaaatgatgatatagaaaaaaaaggtaatGATTTGTCAGCATCGTTTTtaggttatatatatataataccatataaaaatattcgtTTTAAAGATTATTTTAGAATAGGTAATGTAAATAGTTTATCCaatacatatttaatttgtaatggacatgttataataaattataattttgtacGTACCGTTCCCatagaagaaaaattatttagtACGTCTGAAATTACAAGTTTATTTCATGAGTTCGGTCATgcttatcatttattattattatcttataaatataaattatataattttaataatattcctTTAGATTATGCTGAGTTTTTTTCACATATTAATGAACATATtggtaataattataatattatatataatttatctaATGAAAAAAGGGATAAttcaaaaattaataaacatatttttaattcttttaaattcGATAAATTAAgattatcacatatatatacacaatcAATAattgattattatatacataatataaatccatatacattttttaataaaaataataattataaagaaataaataatgatgaaaaggtcctaaataatttttatgatcTTATTAATTCTGAATTcccatataatattaatcaaTTTAACTATTCTTTAAATTCTACAAGTTTCCCATATCATTTCTCATCATTATATGCAGGATCTGTTTTTAGTTATTTACTTGCTGAAGTTAGAGTACGTCTTTTTCTAAATCAACAACAACTctcattaaaaaataacaaatccTTATGCTCATTTCAAAAAAACTTTTATGATATCATATCGATTAATTACATGgacaaaaattattatccatCTATAATACAGcatgttttaaaaaacaaaaatgaagtattacaaaaaatgtga
- a CDS encoding CCR4-NOT transcription complex subunit 5, putative gives MNNKNNNSYKKDKKKKDNETMSLAAENMLENNFFKLQEMIEGSYKNSIKKSDRDQYRQYTPRMLWGNPCKFFPTTPLSVYQSPELFEKLHLDTLFFIFYYQPGTYQQHLAAKELKKKSWKYHKKYTTWLLPDFNTIKILNEQVEHGTYVSFDYVSTWSKQLKKNFSFEYIHLEDEITI, from the exons atgaacaacaaaaataataattcatataaaaaggaCAAGAAAAAGAAGGATAATGAGACCATGTCTTTAGCAGCCGAAAATATGTTGGAAAATAAtt TTTTTAAATTACAAGAGATGATAGAAGGTAGTTATAAAaattctataaaaaaaagtgacAGAGATCAATATAGACAATATACCCCTAGGATGTTATGGGGCAATCCATGTAAATTTTTTCCCACAACACCTTTATCAGTATATCAAAg tcCAGAATTGTTTGAGAAACTTCACCTAGAtaccttattttttattttttactatCAACCa GGAACTTACCAGCAACATTTGGCTGCAAAGGAGTTGAAGAAAAAGTCCTGGAAATATCACAAGAAATATACTACCTGGCTTCTACCAGATTTTAATACAATCAAAATTTTAAATGAGCAAGTAGAACATGGTACTTACGTGTCTTTTGATTATGTATCAA CTTGGTCCAAACAACTTAAGAAGAATTTCTCCTTTGAATATATACACCTAGAAGATGAAATCACTATATGA
- a CDS encoding DnaJ protein, putative — protein sequence MMDIEKCLCYYKILNVDTDASVDDIKKSYKKIVLLYHPDKNTHLCDEDKKRYTNIFRKIQEAYECLTNEVQRKWYDRNRKRIIEGRESSEEKNSGKQKYAYSYTNINIWKYFNNTCYNGFDDTEGGFYDVYGKLFDDIIKEENEEIKIMNNIKGCHKNGNNHKKKREDNMNSSDKNNTQQDYLNNKNNGDDNKNNGDDNNKNNGDDNKNNGDDNKNNGDDNKNNGDNNYNGDDNNFYFIKAPHFGNSSTCGKEIDEFYEYWSNFTTVKKVDYSYEYIKTYEYENRNFRRNLKKVSEKRSIKEKKEYNENIRSLVNHIKKYDIRYINRIVELIEEKRKKVELRELKKKEEILKRKLLFEENKKKEYYEEMEEQYISSSSSSSLNVHKYNNECKDINYPFETNKNSLPNYTKDKQNVDITEPKTQHINQKKKHFTDDDNISSVHDVKRNNNDDQHSMDSHNEDENNERVINKIIYRCEVCRKNFKSLKQYASHEKSKKHMNNFLKNACKYAMDNMFGDENREDHINDPKCRDNKNKKNNDDDDDDNDESESIHGDNNNNNKKNKNDDDDDDDNDESESIRSDYNNESESIHSDYNNDSDSICRNYNNDSGSIHSDDSNNNNDKDKEKNEIKEKSDSECSSQSSISKENDDILWWYKNKKKNNYKDVLTSSYNNLEENNVDILNEKIKTDDSSDNYKSSRKKKKKKKKNMNIKESHDNIIKNNNMNIINKVDEDNKMTSVHISNSKKLKENIKNLKCQICQQIFDSRNKLFQHIQEKGHSAYKNVDTNIKTNRGKKKKK from the coding sequence ATGATGGATATTGAAAAGTGCCTGTGTTACTATAAAATTTTGAACGTGGATACAGATGCTTCGGTTGATGATATTAAAAAGAGTTATAAGAAAATTGTACTTCTGTATCATCCTGATAAGAACACCCATTTATGTGATGAAGATAAGAAGAGATATACAAACATATTTCGAAAGATTCAAGAAGCTTATGAATGCTTAACAAACGAGGTTCAAAGAAAATGGTACGATCGAAATAGAAAGAGAATTATAGAAGGTAGGGAAAGTAGTGAAGAGAAAAATTCAGGGAAGCAAAAATATGCATATAGTTATaccaatataaatatttggaaatattttaataatacatgTTATAATGGTTTTGATGATACAGAGGGAGGGTTCTATGATGTTTATGGTAAACTTTTcgatgatataataaaagaagaaaatgaagaaattaaaattatgaataatataaaaggttGTCATAAAAATGgtaataatcataaaaaaaaaagggaagataatatgaatagttctgataaaaataatacacaaCAAGATTATcttaacaataaaaataatggtgatgataataaaaataatggtgatgataataataaaaataatggtgatgataataaaaataatggtgatgataataaaaataatggtgatgataataaaaataatggtgataataattataatggtgatgataataatttttattttatcaaagCACCGCATTTCGGTAATTCATCAACATGTGGAAAAGAAATTGACGAATTTTATGAGTACTGGTCCAATTTTACGACCGTAAAAAAAGTAGATTActcatatgaatatataaaaacatatgaaTATGAAAACCGAAACTTTCGAAGGAACTTAAAAAAAGTAAGTGAGAAAAGAagtataaaagaaaagaaagaataCAACGAAAACATACGTTCTCTAGTTAATcacattaaaaaatatgatatacgTTATATTAATAGAATTGTTGAATTGAtcgaagaaaaaagaaaaaaagtagAATTAagagaattaaaaaaaaaagaagaaatactaaagagaaaattattatttgaagaaaataaaaaaaaagaatattatgaagaaatggaagaacaatatatatcatcatcatcatcatcatcattaaatgtacataaatataataatgaatgtaaagatataaattatccttttgaaacaaataaaaattcattACCAAATTATACAAAGGATAAACAAAACGTAGATATAACAGAACCTAAAACACAAcatataaatcaaaaaaagaaacactTTAcggatgatgataatatatccaGTGTTCATGATGTAAAAAgaaacaataatgatgatcaGCACTCTATGGATAGTCATAATGAAGATGAAAATAACGAAAgggttataaataaaattatatatcgaTGTGAAGTTTGTAGAAAAAATTTCAAATCTCTGAAGCAGTATGCTTCTCATGAGAAGTCCAAAAAGCAcatgaataattttttgaaaaatgcATGTAAGTATGCTATGGATAATATGTTTGGAGATGAAAACAGGGAGGATCATATTAATGATCCCAAATGtcgtgataataaaaataaaaaaaataatgatgatgatgatgatgataatgatgaaagtGAATCCATAcatggtgataataataataataataaaaaaaataaaaatgatgatgatgatgatgatgataatgatgaaagtGAATCCATACGTagtgattataataatgaaagtGAATCTATACATagtgattataataatgacagCGATTCTATATGtcgtaattataataatgacagCGGTTCTATACATAGtgatgatagtaataataataatgataaggataaagaaaaaaatgagatAAAGGAAAAAAGCGATTCAGAATGCTCGTCCCAATCCTCCATttcaaaagaaaatgatgatattttATGGtggtataaaaataaaaaaaaaaataactacAAAGATGTGTTAACTAGTTCATATAATAActtagaagaaaataatgttgatatattaaatgaaaaaataaaaacagatGATAGTagtgataattataaaagttcaaggaaaaagaaaaaaaaaaaaaaaaaaaatatgaatataaaggaaagtcatgataatattattaaaaataataatatgaatattataaataaagtagatgaagataataaaatgacGAGTGTTCATATTAGCAActctaaaaaattaaaagaaaatataaaaaatcttAAGTGTCAAATATGTCAACAAATTTTTGATTCtagaaataaattatttcaaCACATACAAGAAAAGGGGCATTCAgcttataaaaatgtagatactaatataaaaacaaatagaggaaaaaagaaaaagaaatga